The proteins below come from a single Halostagnicola larsenii XH-48 genomic window:
- the cbiT gene encoding precorrin-6Y C5,15-methyltransferase (decarboxylating) subunit CbiT: MPPIALPHDAKAGPTKAEVRAVVHSKLALEADDHFAEVGSCTGAITIEAARRAGRVTALERKAERLETTEKNLAANEASIRADVELRNEEAPAGLPADADALFLGGSRNFEAVLDHAVETEIDRVVMNVSRLEVAGRATEAFRERDLLEEVVQFQVSHGYELAGATSFDSDNPVYMLVGSASADADDEDGRQKAAADGGRSAGNGESQAGGLDR, encoded by the coding sequence ATGCCACCCATCGCGCTTCCACACGATGCGAAGGCCGGGCCGACGAAGGCCGAGGTCCGCGCCGTCGTCCATTCGAAACTCGCCCTCGAGGCCGACGATCACTTCGCGGAGGTCGGCTCCTGCACTGGGGCGATCACGATCGAAGCGGCCAGACGGGCCGGGAGAGTGACCGCGCTCGAGCGAAAAGCCGAACGCCTCGAGACGACGGAGAAGAACCTCGCGGCGAACGAGGCGTCGATTCGGGCCGATGTCGAGCTCAGAAACGAGGAAGCGCCCGCGGGGCTTCCCGCCGACGCAGACGCCCTCTTTCTTGGCGGCAGCCGCAACTTCGAGGCCGTCCTCGATCACGCCGTCGAGACCGAAATCGACCGCGTGGTGATGAACGTCTCGCGACTCGAGGTCGCCGGCCGGGCGACGGAGGCCTTCCGAGAGCGCGATCTGCTCGAAGAGGTCGTCCAGTTTCAGGTGAGCCACGGTTACGAACTCGCCGGCGCGACGAGTTTTGATTCGGACAACCCGGTATACATGCTGGTCGGAAGCGCGAGTGCGGATGCGGACGATGAAGACGGACGCCAGAAAGCGGCGGCGGACGGCGGTCGATCTGCTGGCAACGGTGAGAGTCAGGCGGGAGGGCTCGACCGATGA
- a CDS encoding precorrin-8X methylmutase encodes MTEQTEKAGADTKDGEADFEQEYADLGATTQNAMDIAETSMDIVRQFVPDEMLADRIRQKSVHSMGDIEFQHLLEFTGSDEIGDDEDAPVRAGARAVLAEATIVTDITMSKAGITGRGHNCEKRKAIGNGAELAAETGMTRTAASVLELDKQGVYDGAIAVVGNAPTAAFALADCIENGTRPAAVVATPVGFVKAEESRERIREISEAYDVPAITNVGRRGGSGLAAALTNELIHVAKDVRTDDLELDLAAADRAAETTGEGR; translated from the coding sequence ATGACTGAGCAGACTGAGAAGGCGGGAGCGGATACGAAGGACGGAGAAGCGGATTTCGAACAAGAGTACGCAGACCTCGGCGCGACGACGCAGAACGCGATGGACATCGCCGAGACGAGCATGGACATCGTTCGCCAGTTCGTTCCCGACGAGATGCTGGCCGACCGGATTCGCCAGAAGTCGGTTCACTCGATGGGCGATATCGAGTTCCAGCACCTCCTCGAGTTCACGGGGAGCGACGAAATCGGCGACGACGAGGACGCGCCGGTTCGGGCGGGGGCTCGAGCGGTGCTCGCGGAGGCGACCATCGTCACCGATATCACGATGTCCAAAGCCGGCATTACGGGGAGAGGTCACAACTGCGAGAAGCGCAAGGCGATCGGCAACGGCGCCGAGTTAGCGGCCGAGACCGGCATGACCCGGACCGCCGCGTCGGTGCTCGAGCTGGACAAGCAGGGCGTCTACGACGGCGCAATTGCGGTCGTCGGAAACGCGCCGACCGCGGCCTTCGCCCTCGCGGACTGCATCGAGAACGGCACGCGACCGGCCGCCGTCGTCGCGACGCCCGTCGGCTTCGTCAAGGCAGAAGAGAGCAGAGAGCGCATCCGCGAGATCAGCGAGGCTTATGACGTGCCGGCGATCACCAACGTCGGTCGCCGCGGCGGGAGCGGGCTCGCGGCCGCGCTGACGAACGAACTGATCCACGTCGCGAAAGACGTTCGAACGGACGACCTCGAGTTAGATCTCGCGGCTGCCGATAGAGCGGCGGAAACCACCGGCGAGGGCCGATGA
- a CDS encoding ferredoxin — translation MPAYEITIEKDACDGIFACLTRDPRFVEGDDGLATIDPDADPVYDCEGEVTDMDERVVATFDDERIDEAQQAAAACPTDAIVVREVGE, via the coding sequence ATGCCGGCCTACGAGATCACCATCGAGAAAGACGCCTGCGACGGCATCTTCGCCTGCCTGACCCGCGATCCGCGGTTCGTCGAGGGCGACGACGGGCTGGCGACGATCGATCCCGACGCAGATCCCGTCTACGACTGCGAGGGCGAGGTGACCGACATGGACGAACGAGTCGTCGCGACGTTTGACGACGAACGGATCGACGAGGCCCAGCAAGCCGCCGCGGCCTGTCCGACGGACGCCATCGTCGTTCGCGAGGTGGGCGAATGA
- the cobJ gene encoding precorrin-3B C(17)-methyltransferase has protein sequence MSTDTNADETESTSKCGASTSGSEETSSKCGGSSDASSDSSSSSSKCGSSSASSKQEKTDEKVGSTVEDFDAEPGQLIAVGLGPGHPEGMTERAKAALLEAEHIVGYTTYIDLIPDEITEEADELYDTPMCGEVSRTEEAIDRTLAGNDVAIVGSGDPNVYALAGLALEIIESKGATASMVDFEVVPGVPAAQSCGARLGAPLVNDTVSISLSDHLVPMPEIESRLHSVASESFTITIYNPWSRKRRENFQKCCEILLTHRDHDTPVGIVHGAGREDEQVLITELGELEELGESEIIDMTTTIVVGNEETYVWDDRMVTPRGYETKYDY, from the coding sequence ATGAGTACTGATACCAACGCAGACGAAACCGAATCGACATCCAAATGCGGCGCGTCGACGAGCGGGAGCGAAGAGACGTCCTCGAAGTGCGGCGGGAGTTCGGACGCCTCGAGCGATTCGTCGTCCTCGAGTTCCAAGTGCGGCTCGAGTTCCGCCTCGAGCAAGCAGGAGAAAACCGACGAGAAGGTCGGCTCCACTGTCGAGGACTTCGACGCTGAGCCCGGGCAACTGATCGCGGTCGGACTCGGTCCCGGCCACCCGGAGGGGATGACCGAACGGGCGAAAGCGGCGCTGCTCGAGGCCGAACATATCGTCGGCTACACGACCTACATCGACCTCATTCCCGACGAGATCACCGAAGAAGCCGACGAACTGTACGATACGCCGATGTGCGGCGAAGTCTCGCGCACGGAAGAAGCGATCGACCGCACGCTCGCGGGCAACGACGTGGCTATCGTCGGCAGCGGCGACCCCAACGTCTACGCACTGGCGGGACTGGCGCTCGAGATCATCGAATCCAAGGGCGCGACGGCGTCGATGGTCGACTTCGAGGTTGTCCCCGGCGTTCCGGCGGCCCAGTCCTGCGGGGCTCGCCTCGGCGCTCCCCTCGTGAACGACACCGTCTCGATTTCGCTCTCGGATCACCTCGTTCCGATGCCCGAAATCGAGTCGCGCCTGCATTCGGTCGCGAGCGAGAGCTTCACGATCACGATCTACAACCCGTGGAGCCGCAAGCGCCGAGAGAACTTCCAGAAGTGCTGTGAGATCCTGCTGACCCATCGCGACCACGACACGCCGGTCGGCATCGTCCACGGCGCGGGCCGCGAGGACGAGCAGGTGCTGATCACGGAGCTGGGCGAACTCGAGGAGCTCGGCGAAAGCGAGATCATCGACATGACGACGACCATCGTCGTCGGCAACGAGGAGACCTACGTCTGGGACGACCGGATGGTCACCCCGCGTGGCTACGAGACGAAGTACGACTACTAA
- a CDS encoding cobalt-factor II C(20)-methyltransferase, with the protein MTLYGVGLGPGEADLVTVRGKHVLEECDVVYSPGRLSRSVALEHVDESKIGDLDFPMTKDEEKLRAAWKEAAAEIAPNARDGDVAFVTLGDPNVYSTFGHLRRTIDAFHPAVELEIVPGVSAVTAFATAMGVEIEAGAGLSLREAAAGHSPTGPDRMILFKVTDAPATHEGLVEAGYDVTYGRRLFMEQGETLVTDDPAEIDERDYYTLAYAEKTDLEIESATAAFQTDDESGDASDGEPVADGGRNLGDEELVKIERAEGCAQGDCGGN; encoded by the coding sequence ATGACCCTCTACGGCGTCGGACTCGGACCCGGCGAGGCCGATCTTGTGACGGTTCGCGGAAAGCACGTGCTCGAGGAGTGCGACGTGGTTTACTCGCCCGGCCGCCTCTCGCGGTCGGTCGCGCTCGAGCACGTCGACGAGTCGAAGATCGGCGATCTGGACTTTCCGATGACCAAAGACGAAGAAAAGTTGCGAGCGGCGTGGAAGGAAGCCGCCGCGGAGATCGCGCCGAACGCCCGCGACGGCGACGTCGCCTTCGTCACGCTCGGCGATCCGAACGTCTACTCGACGTTCGGCCACCTGCGCCGGACGATCGACGCGTTTCATCCGGCAGTCGAGTTGGAGATCGTCCCCGGCGTGAGCGCGGTGACGGCCTTCGCGACTGCGATGGGCGTCGAGATCGAGGCCGGTGCGGGGCTCTCGCTGCGCGAGGCCGCCGCCGGTCACAGCCCCACGGGGCCTGATCGAATGATCCTGTTCAAGGTCACCGACGCGCCGGCGACCCACGAGGGGCTCGTGGAGGCGGGTTACGACGTGACCTACGGCCGACGGCTGTTCATGGAACAGGGCGAGACGCTGGTTACGGACGATCCTGCCGAAATCGACGAGCGAGACTACTATACGCTCGCGTACGCCGAAAAGACCGATCTCGAAATCGAGTCGGCGACGGCCGCGTTTCAGACCGACGACGAATCCGGCGACGCCTCGGACGGCGAGCCGGTCGCGGACGGCGGTCGCAATCTGGGCGACGAGGAACTAGTCAAAATCGAGCGCGCCGAGGGTTGTGCGCAGGGCGATTGTGGAGGGAACTGA
- a CDS encoding cobalt-precorrin-7 (C(5))-methyltransferase: MSDEYDLESGPDPATFAAGAPEPDIDAETDDPVYAVGVGPGNPEYLTPRGERAIREADAVVGFTTVVEFVEDRTDADLLTCGYKDEADALEEFAERVAAGESGTAVAMGDPNHSGYQFVGKVQSAVEREEPETPVRVIPGISSLQMAASRARTPMEDTEFVTLHKSGDLEADMDRMAAAVTADGRHLLVLPRPYDRMPGDIAQFLLKAGADPDLEALVCEKLTHADEEIHRFTLTELSDHAGGNEAADTPFSDLVVLAVRQPVA, translated from the coding sequence ATGAGCGACGAGTACGACCTCGAGAGCGGACCGGATCCGGCGACGTTCGCGGCGGGAGCGCCGGAGCCCGATATCGACGCGGAGACGGACGATCCGGTCTACGCCGTCGGCGTCGGGCCGGGGAACCCCGAGTATCTCACGCCCCGGGGCGAACGCGCGATCCGCGAGGCCGACGCCGTCGTCGGTTTCACGACCGTCGTGGAGTTCGTCGAGGACCGAACCGATGCTGACCTGCTGACCTGCGGCTACAAGGACGAGGCTGACGCACTCGAGGAGTTCGCCGAGCGTGTCGCGGCCGGCGAGTCAGGAACCGCCGTCGCGATGGGCGACCCGAACCACTCGGGCTACCAGTTCGTGGGCAAGGTGCAGTCCGCGGTCGAACGCGAAGAGCCCGAGACACCAGTGCGCGTGATTCCCGGCATCTCCTCGCTCCAGATGGCCGCCAGCCGCGCCCGGACGCCGATGGAGGACACCGAGTTCGTCACGCTTCACAAGAGCGGCGACCTCGAGGCCGACATGGACCGCATGGCCGCCGCGGTCACGGCGGATGGCCGACACCTGCTCGTGTTGCCCCGACCCTACGATCGAATGCCCGGCGACATCGCCCAGTTCCTGCTCAAGGCGGGAGCCGACCCGGATCTCGAGGCGCTGGTGTGCGAGAAGCTGACCCACGCAGACGAGGAAATCCACCGATTTACCCTCACCGAGCTATCGGACCACGCGGGCGGGAACGAAGCGGCGGACACGCCGTTTTCCGATCTGGTCGTGCTGGCGGTCAGACAGCCGGTGGCCTGA
- a CDS encoding cobalt-precorrin-4/precorrin-4 C(11)-methyltransferase: MTNTDDTGETSIATDGDDPQQAIDAQGERRREELDERIFEHSAGDEQEGIPFVGAGPGNPRLLTVAGKELLGEADLVVHAGSLVNSELLEEYCAHAELVNSVGKDLEELIPLMRDAYENGENVVRLHSGDPAIYGAALEQMDALEHEGVPTHFVPGVTSAFAASATLRTQLTLNEVSNHVAFTRPQGKTLTADEDHISEFVEMGDVTTCIYLGTHAVRDTMDRLLEADHDPETPVAVIYHASWPDEDVIIGDIGTIADKVEEAGYRASALVVIGDAVTGAGYERSFLYGDWANRGSSESADENASKPEASDD, translated from the coding sequence ATGACGAATACAGACGATACGGGAGAGACGAGCATAGCGACCGATGGCGACGATCCACAGCAGGCGATCGACGCCCAAGGAGAGCGCCGCCGCGAGGAACTGGACGAGCGGATTTTCGAGCACAGCGCCGGCGACGAGCAGGAGGGGATTCCCTTCGTCGGAGCCGGACCCGGCAACCCGCGGCTGCTGACCGTGGCGGGAAAGGAACTGCTTGGGGAGGCCGACCTGGTCGTCCACGCCGGCTCGCTGGTCAACAGCGAACTGCTTGAGGAGTACTGCGCCCACGCGGAGCTGGTGAACTCCGTGGGCAAGGATCTCGAGGAGCTGATCCCGCTCATGCGCGATGCCTACGAAAACGGCGAGAACGTGGTTCGGCTCCACAGCGGCGACCCTGCGATCTACGGGGCCGCTTTGGAGCAGATGGACGCGCTGGAACACGAGGGCGTCCCGACCCATTTCGTCCCCGGCGTCACGTCCGCCTTTGCCGCGAGCGCGACGCTGCGGACGCAGTTGACGTTAAACGAGGTGTCGAACCACGTCGCGTTCACCCGACCGCAGGGCAAGACCCTGACTGCGGACGAAGATCACATTTCGGAGTTCGTCGAGATGGGCGACGTGACGACCTGCATCTACCTCGGGACCCACGCCGTTCGGGACACGATGGATCGGTTGCTCGAGGCCGATCACGATCCGGAGACGCCGGTTGCGGTGATCTATCATGCCTCCTGGCCCGACGAGGACGTGATAATTGGCGATATCGGGACGATTGCGGACAAGGTCGAGGAAGCTGGGTATCGGGCCTCCGCACTGGTCGTCATCGGCGATGCGGTGACAGGCGCGGGCTACGAGCGATCCTTCCTCTACGGCGACTGGGCCAATCGGGGATCGTCGGAGAGTGCGGACGAGAACGCGAGCAAACCGGAGGCGAGCGATGACTGA
- a CDS encoding precorrin-3B C(17)-methyltransferase encodes MSGTDAAASEADSGTPEEYGTLYVVGIGPGLPDHMTAKAKAVIESADCVIASDLYQTFLREDGTLPPEEAVDEDGIATRSNSTASRAEGDREGGFEQQIVRSTMGRQIELAKEAFDRVREGEDVAHVSGGDPSVYGKSDLIFLMAEEEDADDIPVEIVPGLTAALGGAANVGAPLCNDFCTISLSDKWRGWDEIEEKLRAAAISDFVIVLYNCWRNYEKAVDIVREERTDDAYVAIVNDAGREDAGRNGEDHFITTLGEAAAHDEKVSGMGTSLIIGNHETKIWENDDRTYLVTPRGGRDVDNF; translated from the coding sequence ATGAGCGGAACCGACGCTGCCGCAAGCGAAGCCGACTCGGGAACTCCCGAGGAGTACGGCACCCTCTACGTCGTCGGCATCGGCCCCGGACTGCCGGATCACATGACCGCGAAGGCGAAGGCGGTGATCGAATCCGCCGACTGCGTGATCGCCTCGGACCTCTATCAGACGTTCTTGCGCGAGGACGGCACGCTGCCTCCCGAAGAGGCGGTGGACGAGGATGGGATCGCCACTCGATCGAATTCCACCGCGTCGCGAGCCGAAGGCGACCGAGAGGGCGGCTTCGAACAGCAGATCGTCCGCTCGACGATGGGTCGCCAGATCGAACTGGCGAAGGAGGCCTTCGACCGCGTTCGGGAGGGCGAAGACGTCGCCCACGTCTCGGGCGGCGACCCCTCGGTCTACGGCAAGTCGGACCTGATCTTCCTGATGGCCGAGGAGGAGGACGCAGACGACATCCCCGTCGAGATCGTTCCGGGCCTGACCGCAGCGCTCGGCGGCGCGGCCAACGTCGGCGCGCCGCTGTGTAACGACTTCTGTACGATTTCGCTCTCCGATAAGTGGCGCGGCTGGGACGAGATCGAGGAGAAGCTTCGCGCGGCGGCGATCAGCGACTTCGTCATCGTCCTCTACAACTGCTGGCGAAACTACGAGAAGGCGGTCGATATCGTCCGCGAGGAGCGGACCGACGACGCGTACGTCGCCATCGTCAACGACGCCGGCCGGGAAGACGCCGGCCGGAACGGCGAGGATCACTTCATCACCACCCTCGGCGAGGCGGCGGCCCACGACGAGAAGGTCTCCGGAATGGGAACCTCGCTAATCATCGGCAATCACGAGACCAAGATCTGGGAGAACGACGACCGAACGTATCTCGTCACCCCCCGCGGCGGGCGTGACGTCGACAATTTCTAA
- the cbiG gene encoding cobalt-precorrin 5A hydrolase yields MSSGTENTETAEGTDDSSTSNDSGGHCSTADSDGEVAEEIAIISFGRKMDTAEEIKSEIGDRYEAIDIIEYHGDVFEEHWGEYDCFIGLMASGIAMRKTAHLLDDKWDDPAICVVDEELTWAIPITGGHHGANQVAQDLATMGAVPAMTTASEAAGKQGVESRAKAMDAHVVNGDSTVKTNLAVLDDNLGPVARLEGPKAVLVGDDVTVLKRNKQDGIVLGTGSVSGASKDAFLAAWEQALEETDYGFEDVEFVGTATRKEDEEGLLEAADELDLGVVVFDKETLLDHEGPTPSRSKDLIGWPGVSEASAIAGGAENELVLEKVGYENEVTVAIGK; encoded by the coding sequence ATGAGTTCAGGAACTGAAAACACCGAGACTGCGGAGGGAACGGACGACTCGAGTACCAGCAACGACTCCGGCGGCCACTGTTCGACGGCGGATTCGGACGGCGAGGTCGCAGAGGAGATCGCGATCATCTCCTTCGGCCGGAAGATGGACACCGCCGAGGAGATCAAATCGGAGATCGGCGATCGCTACGAGGCGATCGACATCATCGAGTACCACGGCGACGTCTTCGAGGAACACTGGGGCGAGTACGACTGCTTCATCGGGCTGATGGCGAGCGGAATCGCGATGCGCAAGACCGCCCATCTGCTCGACGACAAGTGGGACGACCCCGCGATCTGCGTCGTCGACGAGGAACTCACCTGGGCCATCCCGATCACGGGCGGCCACCACGGCGCGAACCAGGTCGCACAGGACCTGGCGACGATGGGCGCGGTGCCGGCGATGACCACCGCGAGCGAGGCCGCCGGCAAGCAAGGCGTCGAATCCCGCGCGAAGGCGATGGACGCCCACGTGGTCAACGGCGACTCAACCGTAAAGACCAACCTCGCCGTGCTGGACGATAATTTGGGACCCGTCGCACGACTCGAGGGCCCCAAAGCCGTCCTCGTCGGCGACGACGTGACGGTGCTCAAGCGCAACAAACAGGACGGAATCGTGCTGGGCACCGGGAGCGTTTCGGGCGCGAGCAAGGATGCCTTCCTCGCCGCCTGGGAACAGGCGCTCGAGGAGACCGATTACGGCTTCGAAGACGTCGAATTCGTCGGCACGGCGACTCGCAAGGAAGACGAGGAAGGGCTACTCGAGGCCGCGGACGAACTCGACCTCGGCGTCGTCGTCTTCGACAAGGAGACGCTGCTCGACCACGAGGGGCCGACGCCCTCGCGGTCGAAGGACTTGATCGGCTGGCCGGGCGTCTCGGAGGCGAGCGCCATCGCCGGCGGGGCCGAGAATGAACTCGTCCTCGAGAAGGTCGGCTACGAAAACGAGGTTACGGTGGCGATCGGCAAATGA
- a CDS encoding class I SAM-dependent methyltransferase, with protein sequence MTRSDRSDQEVKDTVQQYWDGRAESFDEDSQHGIHSDEQHEAWLSVLREWTGEPPQRVLDLGCGTGVVSLLLAELGHDVTGVDFSEEMLERARAKTERTDLSVEFERGDAESLAQSDDSYDLVTGRHLIWTLPTPPKAIEEWRRVVRPGGRIVLIEGHWDFDDPFDGYEEIHDDLPLYDGRPPAELADFLVDQGLENVEYEPLMDSVFWGREPNYEQYITVGEVPE encoded by the coding sequence ATGACGCGATCTGATCGGTCCGACCAGGAGGTTAAAGATACCGTCCAACAGTACTGGGATGGGCGCGCCGAATCGTTTGACGAAGACAGCCAGCACGGGATTCATAGCGACGAGCAACACGAGGCGTGGCTTTCTGTTCTGCGCGAGTGGACCGGCGAACCGCCACAGCGGGTGCTTGACCTGGGCTGTGGAACGGGGGTCGTCTCGCTGTTGTTGGCCGAACTCGGTCACGACGTTACGGGGGTCGACTTTTCGGAAGAAATGCTCGAGCGGGCTCGAGCGAAGACCGAACGGACGGACCTGTCGGTCGAATTCGAACGAGGCGACGCCGAGTCCCTCGCGCAGTCCGACGACAGCTACGACTTAGTGACGGGGCGGCACCTCATCTGGACGCTCCCGACCCCGCCGAAGGCGATAGAGGAGTGGCGTCGCGTCGTCCGCCCCGGGGGACGAATTGTACTCATCGAAGGCCACTGGGATTTCGACGACCCGTTCGACGGCTACGAGGAGATCCACGACGACCTCCCGCTTTACGACGGCCGCCCGCCCGCGGAGTTAGCTGACTTCCTCGTGGATCAGGGGCTCGAAAACGTCGAGTACGAACCCCTGATGGATTCGGTATTCTGGGGGAGAGAACCGAACTACGAACAGTACATTACGGTCGGCGAAGTTCCTGAGTAA
- a CDS encoding cobyrinic acid a,c-diamide synthase codes for MNGFVLGGVSSGVGKTVATLAIVQSLEDAGYSVQPAKAGPDFIDPSHHEAIAGRPSRTLDLWLCGEDGLRRNYRRGEGDICVVEGVMGLYDGDGSSTAMVAEALDLPVVLVVDAKAGMESVAATALGFREYADAIGRDVEVAGIVAQRAHGGRHEQGIRDALPDDLEFFGRIPPNSALEIPDRHLGLEMGGEAALPREALREAAESLEAERLAAVASEPPVPGTTSQEATPVDARIAVANDAAFCFRYPATLERVRERAELVTFSPVAGDSVPNCDGVYLPGGYPELHASELESAGTLAELGKLASEGLPVLGECGGLMAMSESLTTAAGETSEMAGILPAEVTMHDRYQALDHVELEAVEGTLTAKAGETIRGHEFHYSSADVAGDARFAFETVRGDGIDGDHDGLTEYESLGTYVHVHPESGAFDRFLESV; via the coding sequence ATGAACGGATTCGTCCTCGGTGGCGTCAGTTCCGGTGTCGGAAAAACGGTCGCGACCCTCGCAATCGTTCAGTCGCTCGAAGACGCCGGCTATTCGGTCCAACCCGCCAAGGCGGGGCCGGACTTCATCGATCCGAGCCATCACGAGGCGATCGCGGGCCGGCCGTCTCGCACGCTCGACCTGTGGCTCTGCGGCGAGGACGGGCTTCGTCGGAACTACCGGCGCGGCGAGGGAGACATCTGCGTCGTCGAGGGCGTCATGGGCCTGTACGACGGCGACGGCTCGAGCACCGCAATGGTCGCCGAAGCGCTCGACCTGCCCGTCGTGCTCGTCGTCGACGCCAAAGCGGGAATGGAGAGCGTCGCGGCAACGGCGCTCGGGTTTCGAGAGTACGCAGACGCTATCGGTCGCGACGTCGAGGTCGCCGGCATCGTCGCCCAGCGCGCCCACGGCGGTCGTCACGAACAGGGCATCCGCGACGCGTTGCCCGACGACCTCGAGTTCTTCGGTCGAATCCCGCCGAATTCGGCTCTCGAGATCCCAGATCGACACCTCGGCCTCGAGATGGGTGGCGAGGCAGCGCTTCCCAGGGAGGCGCTCCGGGAGGCTGCGGAGTCGCTCGAGGCTGAGCGGTTGGCCGCGGTTGCGAGCGAACCACCGGTTCCGGGGACAACATCCCAAGAGGCGACACCGGTCGACGCCCGAATCGCCGTCGCCAACGACGCCGCCTTCTGCTTTCGGTACCCGGCGACGCTCGAGCGCGTTCGCGAGCGTGCCGAACTCGTGACGTTCTCGCCGGTGGCCGGCGATTCGGTTCCCAACTGTGATGGCGTCTATCTTCCGGGTGGCTACCCCGAACTCCACGCCTCGGAGCTCGAGTCAGCCGGAACGCTTGCAGAACTCGGGAAACTGGCGAGCGAGGGACTCCCTGTTCTCGGCGAGTGCGGGGGCCTGATGGCGATGAGCGAGTCGCTGACGACCGCAGCGGGCGAGACCAGCGAGATGGCCGGCATCCTCCCCGCCGAGGTGACGATGCACGACCGCTATCAGGCGCTGGATCACGTCGAACTCGAGGCAGTCGAAGGAACCCTGACGGCGAAGGCAGGCGAGACGATCCGCGGTCACGAGTTCCACTACTCGAGCGCCGACGTGGCGGGCGACGCCCGGTTCGCGTTCGAGACGGTCCGCGGGGACGGCATCGACGGCGACCACGACGGCCTGACCGAGTACGAGTCGCTCGGCACGTACGTCCACGTCCATCCCGAGAGCGGGGCGTTCGATCGGTTTCTCGAGTCTGTCTAA